Proteins encoded together in one Telopea speciosissima isolate NSW1024214 ecotype Mountain lineage chromosome 6, Tspe_v1, whole genome shotgun sequence window:
- the LOC122664821 gene encoding uncharacterized protein LOC122664821 — MHQKKSEVQIGTESSGISSDFNPTPPLLPIHQKHIHHQFHTTQSNSFPQPLSLLQIQISNPLSFSSSSSSPLYNPQSSPTSATPPSQSQSPTTAINTTTSSVTHQNQTHHNAITNPSTKTLLSTAHKRPIMNHTPSSTLSHSPTLSSLHHHNNNNHLHQSPYSPSNSSSSPASPCPSPLQISLATRAAAFRLLRHLRHVRRIRVHLRLLILFSLPSFYFFLFNPRRSFLLDFLSALAFSAALLLSINLALPRLPSIRLLLARSFPLKLSFSAASRPPAPVLWSIGSKQKSERRVDSGCAVQVYSNGDVYEGEFHKGKCSGSGVYYYYMSGRYEGDWVDEKYDGYGVETWARGSRYRGQYRQGLRHGYGVYRFYTGDVYAGEWSNGQSHGCGVHTCEDGSRYVGEFKWGVKHGLGHYHFRNGDTYAGEYFADKMHGFGVYRFANGHRYEGAWHEGRRQGLGMYTFRNGETQSGHWQNGVLDIPSTQNTHPGSPIAVNHSKVLNAVQEARRAAEKAYDVARVDDRVNKAVAAANKAANAARVAAVKAVQKRMHHNSNDDIPMPIV, encoded by the exons ATGCATCAGAAGAAATCCGAAGTTCAGATCGGAACAGAAAGCAGCGGTATCTCTTCCGATTTCAATCCAACACCGCCTCTCCTCCCAATCCACCAGAAGCACATCCATCATCAATTCCACACCACCCAATCCAATTCCTTCCCTCAACCCTTaagccttcttcaaatccaAATCTCAAACCCtttatctttctcttcctcatcttcatccCCATTATACAACCCTCAATCTTCACCAACATCAGCAACTCCACCCTCACAATCTCAATCACCGACTACTGCAATCAACACCACAACATCATCTGTAacccatcaaaatcaaacccaCCACAATGCGATCACAAACCCATCAACCAAGACCCTTCTCTCTACTGCCCATAAGAGACCCATTATGAACCACACCCCTTCTTCCACCCTCTCCCACTCACCCACCTTATCTTCCCTTCAccaccacaacaacaacaaccatctcCACCAATCACCTTATTCTCCTTCGAATTCTTCGTCTTCGCCGGCTTCACCCTGTCCCTCTCCGCTGCAGATATCATTGGCCACCAGGGCTGCTGCCTTCCGCCTCCTCCGCCACCTCCGTCACGTCCGCCGCATCCGCGTCCACCTCCGCCTCCTCATCCTCTTTTCCTtaccctctttctatttcttccttttcaacCCTCGCCGTTCATTCCTCCTCGACTTCCTTTCTGCTCTCGCTTTCTCTGCCgctcttcttctctccattaACCTCGCCCTTCCTCGCCTGCCCTCAATCCGTCTACTCCTGGCCCGCTCATTCCCTCTGAAGCTATCCTTTTCCGCTGCTTCTCGCCCTCCTGCGCCGGTTCTTTGGTCAATTGGGTCGAAGCAGAAATCTGAGAGAAGGGTCGATTCGGGTTGCGCGGTTCAGGTATACAGTAATGGAGATGTCTATGAGGGTGAATTTCATAAGGGTAAGTGCTCTGGCAGTGGTGTTTATTACTATTACATGAGTGGGAGGTACGAGGGTGACTGGGTCGACGAGAAGTATGATGGATATGGTGTGGAGACTTGGGCGAGAGGGAGTCGATATCGAGGCCAGTACAGGCAGGGCCTTAGGCATGGCTATGGAGTGTATAGGTTCTACACTGGTGATGTTTATGCAGGAGAATGGTCAAACGGGCAGAGTCATGGGTGTGGAGTTCATACCTGCGAGGATGGAAGTCGGTATGTTGGAGAATTCAAGTGGGGTGTTAAGCATGGCCTTGGCCACTACCATTTCAG AAATGGAGACACCTATGCGGGAGAATATTTTGCGGACAAGATGCATGGGTTTGGTGTCTACCGTTTTGCAAATGGCCATCGGTATGAAGGAGCCTGGCATGAGGGAAGGAGACAAGGTCTTGGAATGTATACATTCAGGAATGGAGAGACGCAATCTGGACACTGGCAAAATGGTGTTCTCGATATTCCAAGCACACAGAACACACACCCTGGATCTCCCATTGCTGTGAACCATTCCAAAGTATTGAATGCTGTCCAG GAAGCACGACGAGCAGCAGAGAAAGCATATGATGTTGCGAGAGTTGACGACAGGGTGAACAAGGCTGTAGCGGCCGCCAATAAAGCAGCCAATGCAGCACGAGTTGCAGCTGTGAAGGCTGTCCAAAAGCGAATGCATCACAACAGCAATGATGATATACCAATGCCAATCGTGTGA